The Lycium ferocissimum isolate CSIRO_LF1 chromosome 1, AGI_CSIRO_Lferr_CH_V1, whole genome shotgun sequence genome includes a region encoding these proteins:
- the LOC132038997 gene encoding uncharacterized protein LOC132038997 → MLNLSKRISQLQLRRLSTAIRESIEDEGDWFYSSEWWNSTSDGHTVFRSVSDKGNGVVSIVAFPSSRPENCYWARIENWLQKRYEKIYPGHEHNGNFRILGYQWRNLHFNDDTRQSTVKIMAAYRESDPGSICLMQQAECLAVPYVKSMVSAGLATIASCKFDLESAVYGRKPMNILCIGHGGGSIPLFLASKIQGAEVHIAEIDPVVISASVQAMGFPSYSVMTPSGSRAQSIPDPIEEVQWKGIHERLQLHESDAEKFLLENKNLYDLVFIDAYDGEDIFPHALWDPHSPFLNALADQLHPEHGTVVINLHSDVDFRDADFSPPGSHLLPMGKYVSKVCRAYKEVLLGSKSSNNGLAYVVSVPWVCNTSLVVSRGLGKSSRDMVMKTIMSRALVVENILDLPFSCLQYLKRGFTLVN, encoded by the exons ATGTTGAATTTAAGCAAACGGATTTCGCAATTGCAGCTAAGGCGTTTATCAACAGCAATACGAGAAAGTATAGAAGATGAAGGCGACTGGTTTTATTCATCTGAATGGTGGAACTCTACTTCCGATGGACACACTGTTTTCCGATCAGTGTCTGATAAGGGAAACGGCGTCGTTTCTATTGTAGCTTTCCCTTCTTCCCGACCA gAAAATTGTTATTGGGCAAGAATAGAGAATTGGCTTCAGAAGAGGTATGAAAAGATATATCCGGGGCATGAACACAATGGGAATTTCAGGATTCTTGGTTACCAATGGCGTAATCTTCACTTTAACGACGACACTCGCCAAAGCACCGTTAAAATTATGGCTGCTTACAGGGAATCAGATCCTGGTTCGATATGCTTGATGCAACAGGCAGAGTGCCTCGCCGTTCCAT ATGTGAAGAGCATGGTCTCTGCTGGCTTGGCTACCATAGCATCTTGCAAATTTGATCTTGAAAGTGCAGTTTATGGGAGAAAACCAATGAATATTTTATGCATTGGGCATGGTGGAGGAAGCATACCTTTGTTTTTGGCGAGTAAAATCCAAG GTGCTGAAGTGCACATAGCTGAAATTGACCCTGTGGTTATCTCAGCCTCAGTCCAAGCAATGGGGTTCCCATCTTACTCAGTTATGACCCCATCTGGTAGTCGTGCACAGTCAATTCCTGATCCTATTGAAGAAGTACAATGGAAAGGCATTCATGAGAGGCTTCAATTACACGAATCAGATGCTGAGAAGTTTCTCCTTGAGAACAAAAATCTTTATGATCTAGTTTTCATCGATGCCTATGACGGGGAAGATATCTTTCCTCACGCCCTGTGGGATCCACACTCTCCTTTCCTCAATGCTCTCGCAGACCAACTTCACCCCGAGCATGGAACCGTTGTCATAAACCTTCACTCAGATGTAGACTTCAGGGATGCTGATTTCAGTCCACCTGGTTCTCACCTTTTGCCGATGGGAAAGTATGTTTCTAAAGTGTGCAGAGCATACAAAGAAGTTTTGTTAGGGAGTAAGAGTTCCAACAATGGTCTGGCTTATGTAGTGTCTGTGCCTTGGGTATGTAATACATCTCTTGTTGTGAGCAGAGGTTTAGGAAAATCTAGTAGAGATATGGTTATGAAGACTATCATGTCTAGAGCTCTAGTTGTTGAGAATATTCTTGACTTGCCATTTTCTTGTTTGCAATATCTGAAACGAGGTTTTACTTTGGTGAATTAA